One Phoenix dactylifera cultivar Barhee BC4 chromosome 14, palm_55x_up_171113_PBpolish2nd_filt_p, whole genome shotgun sequence DNA window includes the following coding sequences:
- the LOC103701319 gene encoding FT-interacting protein 7-like, translating to MKVAVEVLEAHDLVPKDSGGTASPFVEVDFDGQRRRTQTKPHDLNPFWNEVLIFDVADPLDLPSRTINVAVYHDGSAGGGRQKGRSFLGRVRLSGSSVAPSREEAALQVCSLDRRRLFFPVRGDLALRIFAVLGSSKASSSHAPSTTTTVPETHSSEKPLPATKERKVFHTVGFEPARTRAREFTNMEKKHSRSHHFRAEAAAPAPAMHMEAPPQPKPDYGLKETQPPVAARTGYRGGTKITTTYDLVEQMEYLYVNIVKARNLPAMDITGSVDPYVEVKLGNFIGRTKHLEKNQNPEWHQVFAFSKERLQADRLVVSVKDKDLLMDGFVGRVVLPLVEVPSRLPPDSPLAPQWYRLEEERRDQDVGRGELMMAVWKGSQADEAYPEAWHSDAHTIPLEAVLHTRSKVYFAPRLCYLRVHAIAAQDLVPSEATRLRPETHVKVQLGHQIRFTRPSPVRSLNPSWNEELMLVGSEPFDEPVTITVEDRIGPGKDVPLGRLVLTKPRIPTQADHRKIMPAQWFDLAKPTSSSAGSGEERRRESTKFSSKLHLRIFYDAGYHVIDEPVQYSSDFQPSSKPLRKQSIGILELGILSAKDLVPMNASNGAATTDAYCVAKYGPKWVRTRTILGSLSPKWNEQYTWDVFDLCTVLTIAVFDNCQLYNNGSKNGNGSKDQRIGKIRIRLSTLQTDKLYTHYHPLLALEPSGLKKFGELHLAIRFTCAAWTNMLLLYTKPTLPKMHYIQPIPVMQMNYLRTQAMGVVMARLARAEPPLRKEVVEYVLDVGSHLFSMRRSKANFGRLVVLFSGVPAAARWFDGIRYWKNPVTTILVHVLFLILVFYPSLILPTVFLYLFAIGVWNFRFRPAEPPHMDTELSCAELVTTDDLDEEFDPFVTRRPIEVVKRRYDRLRFVAGRVQELVGFLATQGERVRVLLSWRDPRATAIFIVFSEILAVLLFATPIRVVLALAGLYLLRHPRFRSKMPSVSHNFFRRLPAESDILL from the exons ATGAAGGTGGCGGTGGAGGTGTTGGAAGCGCACGACCTGGTGCCGAAGGACAGCGGCGGCACGGCGAGCCCCTTCGTCGAGGTGGACTTCGACGGGCAGCGCCGCCGCACCCAGACCAAACCTCACGACCTCAACCCCTTCTGGAACGAGGTTCTCATCTTCGACGtcgccgaccccctcgacctgCCCAGCCGCACCATCAACGTCGCCGTCTACCACGACGGCtccgccggcggcggccgccAGAAGGGCCGGAGCTTCCTCGGCCGCGTCcgcctctccggctcctccgtcGCCCCCTCTCGCGAGGAGGCCGCCCTCCAGGTCTGCTCCCTCGACCGGCGCCGCCTCTTCTTCCCCGTCCGCGGGGACCTCGCCCTCCGCATcttcgccgtcctcggctcttccAAAGCCTCCTCCAGCCACGCCCCCTCGACGACCACCACCGTCCCGGAAACCCATTCCTCCGAGAAGCCTCTGCCGGCCACCAAGGAGAGGAAAGTCTTCCACACGGTGGGCTTCGAACCTGCGCGGACTCGGGCTAGAGAATTCACGAACATGGAGAAGAAGCACAGCCGCAGCCACCACTTCCGGGCAGAGGCAGCAGCGCCGGCGCCGGCGATGCACATGGAGGCCCCTCCACAGCCGAAACCCGATTACGGTCTCAAAGAGACGCAGCCGCCGGTGGCCGCCCGGACGGGCTACCGCGGCGGCACCAAGATCACCACCACCTACGACCTGGTAGAACAGATGGAGTACCTCTACGTCAACATCGTCAAAGCTCGAAACTTGCCGGCGATGGACATCACCGGCAGTGTCGACCCCTACGTCGAAGTGAAGCTCGGCAACTTCATCGGACGCACCAAACACTTGGAGAAGAACCAGAACCCGGAGTGGCACCAGGTGTTCGCCTTCTCCAAAGAACGCCTCCAGGCTGACCGCCTGGTTGTGTCGGTGAAGGATAAGGACCTCCTCATGGATGGCTTCGTGGGGAGAGTCGTCCTTCCCTTGGTCGAGGTCCCTTCCCGGCTCCCCCCCGACTCCCCCCTCGCCCCCCAGTGGTATAGActcgaggaggagaggagggatcAGGACGTTGGGAGGGGGGAGCTGATGATGGCGGTGTGGAAGGGGAGCCAGGCTGACGAGGCCTACCCTGAAGCCTGGCATTCGGACGCCCATACCATTCCCTTGGAGGCAGTCCTCCACACCCGTTCCAAGGTCTACTTTGCTCCCAGGCTTTGCTACCTCCGTGTTCATGCCATTGCAGCACAG GACCTGGTTCCCTCTGAAGCGACCCGGCTCCGCCCCGAGACGCACGTCAAGGTTCAGCTCGGACATCAGATCCGGTTCACCCGACCATCCCCGGTCCGCTCGCTGAACCCGTCGTGGAACGAGGAGCTCATGCTGGTGGGCAGCGAACCGTTCGATGAGCCGGTCACTATCACGGTTGAGGACCGGATCGGTCCGGGCAAGGACGTCCCACTCGGCCGGCTCGTCCTCACCAAACCCAGAATCCCAACTCAG GCCGACCACCGCAAGATTATGCCCGCCCAGTGGTTTGACCTCGCCAAGCCCACCTCCTCTTCCGCCGGCAGCggcgaggagaggaggagggagtcGACTAAATTCTCGAGCAAGCTCCATCTCCGGATCTTCTACGACGCTGGCTACCATGTCATCGACGAGCCCGTCCAATACAGCAGCGATTTCCAGCCATCGTCGAAGCCGCTCCGAAAGCAAAGCATCGGAATTCTGGAGCTCGGCATTTTGAGTGCCAAAGATTTAGTGCCAATGAACGCCAGCAATGGCGCTGCCACGACCGACGCCTACTGCGTCGCCAAGTACGGCCCCAAATGGGTCCGGACTCGGACCATCCTTGGATCCCTCTCCCCAAAGTGGAACGAGCAGTACACTTGGGACGTCTTCGACCTCTGCACCGTCCTCACCATCGCCGTGTTCGACAACTGCCAACTTTATAACAATGGCAGCAAGAACGGCAATGGCTCCAAGGATCAAAGGATCGGCAAGATAAGGATTCGGCTCTCGACCTTACAAACGGATAAGCTTTACACTCATTACCATCCACTGCTAGCTCTCGAGCCTTCTGGTCTGAAGAAGTTTGGCGAGCTGCATTTAGCTATCCGATTCACTTGCGCGGCGTGGACGAACATGCTTCTCCTCTACACGAAGCCGACGCTTCCGAAGATGCACTACATCCAACCGATCCCGGTGATGCAGATGAACTACCTCCGCACCCAGGCGATGGGCGTGGTCATGGCTCGGCTTGCACGGGCCGAGCCGCCGCTCCGGAAGGAGGTGGTGGAGTACGTGCTCGACGTCGGGTCCCATTTGTTCAGCATGAGACGGAGCAAGGCCAACTTTGGACGTCTAGTCGTGCTGTTCTCCGGTGTGCCGGCGGCAGCCAGGTGGTTCGACGGAATTCGGTACTGGAAGAACCCGGTAACCACGATACTGGTCCATGTGCTGTTCTTGATACTGGTGTTCTACCCGTCCTTGATCCTGCCTACCGTTTTCCTCTACCTCTTTGCCATCGGAGTCTGGAACTTCCGGTTCCGGCCGGCGGAGCCGCCGCACATGGACACGGAGCTGTCCTGTGCGGAATTGGTCACCACAGATGACCTGGACGAAGAATTTGATCCATTTGTGACGAGGAGGCCGATAGAGGTGGTGAAAAGGAGGTATGACCGGCTGAGGTTTGTGGCGGGGAGGGTTCAGGAGCTGGTAGGGTTCTTGGCGACGCAGGGGGAGAGAGTCCGGGTCTTGTTGAGCTGGAGGGACCCCCGGGCGACGGCCATCTTCATAGTCTTTTCAGAGATATTAGCCGTTCTCCTCTTCGCGACACCGATCCGGGTGGTATTGGCTCTCGCCGGCCTGTACCTGCTGCGCCACCCCAGGTTCAGGAGCAAGATGCCCTCTGTGTCTCATAATTTCTTCAGGAGGTTGCCGGCCGAGTCTGATATACTCCTATGA
- the LOC103701317 gene encoding transmembrane 9 superfamily member 1, whose amino-acid sequence MPSDARFLLSLLALLLLVAGAAASEYDHKYKADDPVALWVNKVGPYNNPQETYNYYSLPFCQPSENPAHKWGGLGEVLGGNELIDSQIDIKFQKNVDKGSICMLELDAAKVKHFTDAIVNSYWFEFFIDDLPLWGFVGETDKNNENKHFLFTHKNIVVRYNNNQIIHVNLTQESPKLLEAGKTLDMTYSVKWLPTNVTFARRFDVYLDYPFFEHQIHWFSIFNSFMMVIFLTGLVSMILMRTLRNDYAKYAREDDDLETLERDVSEESGWKLVHGDVFRPPCSLALLSAVVGTGAQLAILVLLVIVLAIIGMLYIGRGAIVTTFIVCYALTSFISGYVSGGLYSRNGGKNWIKAMILTASLFPFMCFGIGFILNTIAIFYGSLAAIPFGTMVVVFILWAFISFPLALLGTVVGRNWSGSPNNPCRVKTIPRPIPEKKWYLTPSVVSLMGGLLPFGSIFIEMYFVFTSFWNYKVYYVYGFMLLVFLILIIVTVCVTIVGTYFLLNAENYHWQWTSFFSAASTAVYVYLYSIYYYHVKTKMSGFFQTSFYFGYTLMFCLGLGILCGAVGYLGSTMFVRRIYRNIKCD is encoded by the exons TACAAAGCTGATGACCCTGTTGCACTCTGGGTAAACAAGGTTGGCCCCTATAATAATCCTCAGGAAACATACAATTATTACAGCCTTCCATTTTGCCAGCCATCTGAAAACCCTGCTCACAAGTGGGGTGGGCTTGGAGAAGTTCTGGGCGGAAATGAACTGATAGACAGCCAAATAGACATAAAGTTTCAAA AAAATGTTGACAAGGGCTCCATTTGTATGCTTGAGCTTGATGCTGCAAAGGTGAAGCATTTCACAGATGCAATAGTTAACTCATATTGGTTTGAGTTCTTCATTG ATGATCTACCTTTGTGGG GCTTTGTTGGAGAGACTGACAAAAACAATGAAAATAAACATTTTCTTTTCACGCACAAGAATATTGTTGTTAGATACAACAACAATCAG ATAATTCATGTCAATCTCACTCAAGAAAGTCCAAAACTTCTGGAAGCTGGGAAGACATTAGACATGACTTACTCAGTAAAATGGTTGCCAACAAATGTGACATTTGCACGTCGTTTTGATGTTTACTTGGATTACCCTTTCTTTGAGCACCAG ATTCATTGGTTCTCCATTTTCAACTCTTTTATGATGGTTATTTTCCTCACTGGCTTGGTGTCCATGATATTGATGCGAACTCTCAGAAATGATTATGCAAAGTATGCTCGTGAAGATGATGATCTGGAGACTCTG GAAAGAGATGTGAGTGAAGAATCTGGATGGAAGCTTGTTCATGGCGATGTCTTTCGGCCTCCTTGCAGTTTGGCTCTTCTTTCAGCTGTTGTTGGTACTGGTGCCCAGCTGGCAATTCTTGTTCTTCTGGTAATCGTGTTGGCAATCATTGGAATGTTGTACATTGG GCGAGGAGCTATCGTCACGACTTTCATTGTGTGCTATGCTCTCACATCATTCATTTCAGGCTATGTCAGTGGTGGACTTTACTCACGGAATGGCG GTAAAAACTGGATAAAGGCAATGATCCTCACAGCATCACTGTTTCCATTTATGTGCTTTGGGATTGGCTTCATACTTAATACAATTGCTATATTCTATGGATCACTAGCAGCTATACCATTTGGGACAATGGTGGTTGTGTTCATACTTTGGGCTTTCATCTCCTTTCCTCTCGCACTTTTAGGTACTGTTGTGGGTAGAAACTGGAGCGGCTCCCCGAATAATCCATGCCGTGTGAAGACCATTCCTCGTCCTATTCCAGAGAAGAAATGGTATCTTACACCTTCTGTTGTCTCACTCATGGGAGGGCTGCTTCCTTTTGGCAGCATATTCATTGAGATGTATTTTGTCTTCACGTCCTTCTGGAACTACAAG GTTTACTATGTCTATGGCTTTATGTTGCTGGTATTCCTGATCCTCATAATTGTCACAGTATGTGTGACCATTGTGGGAACATATTTCTTGCTAAATGCGGAGAACTATCACTGGCAGTGgacttctttcttttctgcAGCTTCAACTGCTGTCTATGTGTACCTCTACTCTATATACTACTATCATGTGAAGACCAAAATGTCGGGCTTTTTCCAGACTAGCTTCTATTTTGGCTACACTCTAATGTTTTGTCTTGGTCTAGGAATACTTTGTG GTGCTGTGGGCTATCTGGGGTCTACGATGTTTGTTAGAAGAATTTACAGAAACATCAAATGTGACTAG
- the LOC103701320 gene encoding uncharacterized protein LOC103701320 isoform X2 — MQAPGSVIRVLELVTPLHATATVRRRRDDHRLSGRSAAVRTRGRGGLVGMEDIEDVVAAGALPELRLPLTAVGVKPKKKPRACLIRDLNSNSQIPGTQVGHTKGYIQVLVIASESMLGTSTDVKITSVGRWSVFGEVIETHSSGNINLEAAPCQEDSCESCACSREPEPCPCTVQNLGQQIGNGGHEETPIAMVMNSSTTRYHIGGTFISALQSMQLRKRKLQGPVKMNDVNANKFQENQKTSRMSGKLATMDWILLSGMIVSFLTTIALVILLSSRMLSS; from the exons ATGCAGGCGCCCGGATCCGTAATCCGAGTACTCGAGCTTGTAACACCATTGCATGCGACCGCGACCGTTCGCCGCCGCCGCGACGATCACCGCCTCTCCGGGCGGAGCGCCGCGGTGAGAACGCGAGGAAGAGGTGGCCTCGTCGGGATGGAAGACATCGAAGACGTGGTGGCCGCCGGAGCTCTCCCGGAGCTCCGCCTCCCCCTGACTGCCGTCGGCGTGAAGCCGAAGAAGAAGCCCAGAGCTTGCCTCATCCGCGACCTCAATTCCAACTCTCAAATCCCGGGCACGCAG GTTGGCCATACTAAGGGATATATCCAAGTGCTTGTAATTGCTTCAGAGAGTATGTTAGGTACCTCAACAGATGTAAAGATTACATCAGTGGGAAGGTGGTCTGTTTTTGGTGAAGTGATCGAGACTCATAGCTCAGGTAACATTAACTTGGAAGCTGCTCCTTGCCAGGAGGATTCATGCGAGAGTTGTGCTTGTTCAAGAGAGCCAGAACCCTGCCCATGTACAGTGCAGAATTTAGGGCAGCAAATTGGCAATGGCGGTCATGAAGAAACTCCTATTGCGATGGTTATGAATAGTTCGACCACAAGATATCATATAGGGGGAACTTTTATTAGTGCACTTCAGTCTATGCAGCTCAGGAAGAGAAAGTTACAAGGACCGGTGAAGATGAATGATGTGAATGCAAATAAATTCCAGGAAAACCAGAAGACAAGTAGAATGAGTGGTAAATTAGCTACCATGGATTGGATTTTGCTGAGTGGGATGATTGTAAGCTTTCTAACAACAATAGCTCTTGTAATATTGCTTTCATCTAGGATGCTGTCATCCTGA
- the LOC103701320 gene encoding uncharacterized protein LOC103701320 isoform X1, which yields MQAPGSVIRVLELVTPLHATATVRRRRDDHRLSGRSAAVRTRGRGGLVGMEDIEDVVAAGALPELRLPLTAVGVKPKKKPRACLIRDLNSNSQIPGTQTIYMKTFGCSPNQVGHTKGYIQVLVIASESMLGTSTDVKITSVGRWSVFGEVIETHSSGNINLEAAPCQEDSCESCACSREPEPCPCTVQNLGQQIGNGGHEETPIAMVMNSSTTRYHIGGTFISALQSMQLRKRKLQGPVKMNDVNANKFQENQKTSRMSGKLATMDWILLSGMIVSFLTTIALVILLSSRMLSS from the exons ATGCAGGCGCCCGGATCCGTAATCCGAGTACTCGAGCTTGTAACACCATTGCATGCGACCGCGACCGTTCGCCGCCGCCGCGACGATCACCGCCTCTCCGGGCGGAGCGCCGCGGTGAGAACGCGAGGAAGAGGTGGCCTCGTCGGGATGGAAGACATCGAAGACGTGGTGGCCGCCGGAGCTCTCCCGGAGCTCCGCCTCCCCCTGACTGCCGTCGGCGTGAAGCCGAAGAAGAAGCCCAGAGCTTGCCTCATCCGCGACCTCAATTCCAACTCTCAAATCCCGGGCACGCAG ACTATATATATGAAGACATTCGGATGCTCTCCTAACCAG GTTGGCCATACTAAGGGATATATCCAAGTGCTTGTAATTGCTTCAGAGAGTATGTTAGGTACCTCAACAGATGTAAAGATTACATCAGTGGGAAGGTGGTCTGTTTTTGGTGAAGTGATCGAGACTCATAGCTCAGGTAACATTAACTTGGAAGCTGCTCCTTGCCAGGAGGATTCATGCGAGAGTTGTGCTTGTTCAAGAGAGCCAGAACCCTGCCCATGTACAGTGCAGAATTTAGGGCAGCAAATTGGCAATGGCGGTCATGAAGAAACTCCTATTGCGATGGTTATGAATAGTTCGACCACAAGATATCATATAGGGGGAACTTTTATTAGTGCACTTCAGTCTATGCAGCTCAGGAAGAGAAAGTTACAAGGACCGGTGAAGATGAATGATGTGAATGCAAATAAATTCCAGGAAAACCAGAAGACAAGTAGAATGAGTGGTAAATTAGCTACCATGGATTGGATTTTGCTGAGTGGGATGATTGTAAGCTTTCTAACAACAATAGCTCTTGTAATATTGCTTTCATCTAGGATGCTGTCATCCTGA